Part of the Candidatus Margulisiibacteriota bacterium genome, TTGCTCAAGTTTTCCTTGAACGCCTCGGTCACGATCGCTTTCACCATAACTATTCTTTTTAATTCGAGTGATTTTTCTGCCATTTTATTACCTCCTAGGGTTATCTATCTTCGGTCAATATCTCGACCGATATTTTCTTTTGTTGTTTGGCGGCGGCGGCTTTGATGATGTTGCGGATGGAATTGATGATCCGGCCTTCCCGGCCGATCACTTTACCAGCATCTTCCGGCGCGGTCTTGATCTCGATGATAGTGGCCAGTTCGCCCTGGGCCTCATTGACGCTCACGGCTTCGGGTTTATCGACCAGTGTTTTGACGATGTATTCGACCAGCTCTCTCATGGCAGCTTCTCCTTAACTCGCCGGCACGGCCGCCGGGGGAGTGTTCTCGACCGGGGCCGGTTCACCCTTCTTTTTTCGTTTGGGGAGCGCCGCCAGGTCCATCGGCGGCAGGATCCCGGCTTTACCGAAGAGGATGCGGACTTTATCGGTCGGCATGGCCCCTTTCTTGATCCAGGCGAGGGCTTGCTCCTTATCCACCTTGAATACGGTCGGCTCGCTCAACGGCTGATATTGCCCCAGGATCTCGATCACCCGGCTGCTCGGCGTGGCCGATTCATCCTGGACCACAACCCGATAGAACGGGCGGTTCTTCGTGCCGACTCTTTGTAATTTGATCTTGGCTGCCATAACCAGGGAATATTATATCACAGCGAGGCGTTTTTGGTAAGAGGTAATTTTCTCGCTTAATTCAGCGACCGTATCCGAGCCGAATTTCTCCAGCAGGGCGCTAGCGATCTCCAGGGCGACCACCGCCTCGCCGATGACCGCGGCCGCCTCGACCGCGCAGACGTCAGCCCGCTCGATATGGGCCGGGGAAGGTTTTTTGGAAGCCAGGTCGACCGATTGGAGCGGTTTGCCCAAGGTAGCGATCGGTTTCATCGCCGCCCGGATGACGATCGGTTCACCGTTCGACATGCCACCCTCCAAGCCGCCGGCCTGATTGGTCTTATGATAAAACCCCCTACCCTTATCATAGAAGATCTCATCATGGGCCCGGGACCCGGGGAGACCAGCCAGGGCAAAACCAGTCCCGATCTCGACCCCCTTGACCGCCGGGATCGCCATGACGGCCCGGGCCAGGTTGCCGTCCAGCCGCCTGTCCCAGTGGACATAACTCCCCAAACCGGCCGGCACCCCGCTCACCGTCACCTCAAAAAGGCCGCCAAGCGAGTCGCCGACCGCTTTGGCCTGGTCGATCATTTTTTCCCATTCGGCTTGTTTTGTCGCGCCGCCGATCGCCATGACCCGGCTGGTAACC contains:
- the rpsP gene encoding 30S ribosomal protein S16, producing the protein MAAKIKLQRVGTKNRPFYRVVVQDESATPSSRVIEILGQYQPLSEPTVFKVDKEQALAWIKKGAMPTDKVRILFGKAGILPPMDLAALPKRKKKGEPAPVENTPPAAVPAS
- a CDS encoding KH domain-containing protein, with translation MRELVEYIVKTLVDKPEAVSVNEAQGELATIIEIKTAPEDAGKVIGREGRIINSIRNIIKAAAAKQQKKISVEILTEDR
- a CDS encoding chorismate synthase codes for the protein MLRFLTAGESHGKALVAILEGCPAHLALSAADLDPDLARRQQGYGRGARMKLETDRAEILSGVRQGKTIGSPIAILIPNKSTELFEQAITQLRPGHADLPGALKYEQKDIRNILERASARETAVRVAVGAIARKLLAEVRIKVTSRVMAIGGATKQAEWEKMIDQAKAVGDSLGGLFEVTVSGVPAGLGSYVHWDRRLDGNLARAVMAIPAVKGVEIGTGFALAGLPGSRAHDEIFYDKGRGFYHKTNQAGGLEGGMSNGEPIVIRAAMKPIATLGKPLQSVDLASKKPSPAHIERADVCAVEAAAVIGEAVVALEIASALLEKFGSDTVAELSEKITSYQKRLAVI